The genomic window CTGCGCACCACCTCCGGCTCGTTCCAACTGGACGACGTCTCGGGCCGGCTCGCCGCGCAGCTGACCAGCGGCACGCTCAACGCCCAGCGGGTCTCCTCCGCCCAGGTGCAGGCCCACACCACCTCCGGATCGCTGAACCTGCAGTTCGTCGCGCCGCCGCAGGACCTGTCGGTGACCGCCACCTCGGGCTCGCTCACCGCGGGGCTGCCGCCGGGCAGCACCTACCGGGTCAACGTGCGCGGCTCGGCCGACACGAACCCGGCGCTGAACGACTCGGCCTCGGCGCGGTCGATCACGGCGAGCGTCGGCTCGGGGCACGCCAGCCTGGACTACACGGCCGGCGGCTGACGGGCCGGGCCGGGCCGGCCGAGCCGGCTGGCCGATCGGGTCCCGAAGGGTGCTGCTCCGGGTGGGGGACAATGGAGAGTCCACTCCGCCCGCTCCCGCCGAGGACCCGCTGCGCATGACCGCCACGCCCGAAGTCCCCAACGCCCTTGCCGCGACCGAGCCCGCCGCGCCCGTCCAGGGCGCCGGGCCCGCCCCAGGCGGCGAGTTCGCCCCGCTCTCGATCGGCCCGCTGCAGGTCTGGCCCCCGGTGGTGCTGGCGCCGATGGCGGGGATCACCAACGCGCCGTTCCGCACCCTGTGCCGTGAGCAGTCCGGCGGCAAGGGGCTGTTCGTCAGCGAGATGATCACCACCCGGGCCCTGGTCGAGCGCAACGCCAAGACCATGCAGCTGATCCACTTCGACCCGAGTGAGAAGCCGCGCTCGATCCAGCTCTACGGCGTGGACCCGGCCACCGTCGGCAAGGCCGTGCGCATGATCGCGGAGGAGGACCTGGCCGACCACATCGACCTCAACTTCGGCTGCCCGGTGCCCAAGGTGACCCGCAAGGGCGGCGGCTCGGCCCTGCCCTACAAGCGCAACCTGCTGCGCGAGCTGCTGCGCGAGGCGGTGGCGGGCGCGGGCGGGCTGCCGGTCACCATGAAGATGCGCAAGGGCATCGACGACGACCACCTGACCTACCTGGACGCCGGGCGGATCGGCGCCGAGGAGGGCGTCTCGGCGATCGCGCTGCACGGCCGCACCGCCTCCCAGCACTACGGCGGCACCGCCGACTGGTCGGCGATCGCCCGGCTGCGCGAGGCGGTCCCGGCGCACATCCCGGTGCTCGGCAACGGCGACATCTGGTCGGCCCCGGACGCGCTGCGGATGATGCGCGAGACCGGCTGCGACGGCGTGGTGGTCGGCCGCGGCTGCCTGGGCCGGCCCTGGCTCTTCAAGGACCTGGTCGCCGTCTTCGAAGGCGTCACCGACCCGGTCCGCCCGAGCTTCGCCGAGGTCGGCGCCGCGATGCTGCGCCACGCCGAACTGCTGGGCCGCTGGATGGGGGACGAGCAGCGCGGCGTGGTGGACTTCCGCAAGCACGTGGCCTGGTACACCAAGGGCTTCTCGGTCGGCTCCCAGCTGCGGGTCGGGCTCGCCACGGCCAGCTCGCTCGACGAGCTGGCCGGGCTGCTCGCCGAGGTGGACCAGGAGCAGCGCTGGCCGGCCGGTGCCGACGGCCCGCGCGGGCGCACCAGCGGCAACGGACGGGTGGTTCTGCCGGACGGCTGGTTGGACGATCCGTACGACTGCGCCATTCCGAGCGTTGAGGCCGAGTTGGACACCTCTGGCGGATGATTCATCCATAGCGTCCAAGTAGCCACGCGAAGGCGGCGGGACGCGGTGTCCCAGCCCTCTTGGCCAATCTGGCCAAGAGGGCTCCTTTCTGGCAGATTTTCATCACGGAGAGCAGTCAAACCGGCGCGTTGGGCAACGAATGGACGAGTTTCGATACGTACGATGAGCGAGCCGCGTCCGTGACACTGGCCACACCGTGGCACGGCTGACGGCACGTCAGGGGTGTCGAAAGTGCCACGGTGTCCAAATCGCTTCCCGAACGGGCATCGCGGCCGATTGCGCGCTTGGCTGCAGGAAATCAAGCCGGGGAATCGAGGCGGTCCTCTCATCGCTACCCTCCGTCCGCTCCACGCGATCTTCAGTGGCAATGCGTTCAAGACTTGAACGATCGCTAGCGTCAGCCGGACGATTTCAGCAACAGAGGTGAACGCCTTCACAAGCTTTTGATCTCATGGGTCGAGCCTGGCCCTCGGGATCGGACGGCCTATCGACGGCGCGAAACCGCCTTCGAAATGGGTATGTTCTCCGGCGTCAGGGCAACCCCGTGCGAGGAGACCGACCCGTGGCGGCGACGCAGAAGTTTGTTTACTCCTTCACCGAAGGAAACAAGGACCTCAAGGACCTGCTGGGCGGCAAGGGCGCGAACCTGGCCGAGATGACCAACCTCGGTCTCCCGGTTCCTCCGGGGTTCACCCTCACCACCGAGGCCTGCAAGGTCTTCCTGGAGACCGGGGCCGAGCCGGCTTCGCTGAACCGTGAGGTCAGCGACCACCTGGCAGCGCTCGAGCAGCAGATGGGCAAGAAGCTCGGCCAGGCCGACAACCCCCTGCTGGTCTCGGTCCGTTCCGGTGCCAAGTTCTCCATGCCCGGCATGATGGACACGGTCCTGAACATCGGCCTGTCCGACGTCTCGGTCGCGGGCCTGGCCGCCCAGTCCGGTAACGAGCGGTTCGCCTGGGACTCATACCGCCGTCTGGTCCAGATGTTCGGCAAGACCGTGCTGGGCGTCGACGGCGAGCTGTTCGAGGACGCGCTGGAGGAGGCCAAGCACGCCAAGGGCACCGGCAGCGACCTGGACCTGGACGCCGAGGACCTCAAGGCGCTGGTCGAGACCTTCAAGGCGATCGTGCTGCGCGAGACCGGGCGGGAGTTCCCGCAGGAGCCGCGTGAGCAGATGGACCTGGCCATCCACGCCGTCTTCCACTCCTGGAACGGCGACCGGGCCCGGCTCTACCGCCGCCAGGAGCGGATCCCCAACGACCTGGGCACCGCCGTCAACATCTGCTCCATGGTCTTCGGCAACCTCGGCGAGGACTCCGGCACCGGTGTCGCCTTCACCCGCGACCCCTCCACCGGTGCGGTCGGCGTCTACGGCGACTACCTCTCCAACGCCCAGGGCGAGGACGTGGTGGCGGGCATCCGCAACACGCTGGCGCTCTCCGAGCTGGAGCAGCTGGACAAGAAGTCGTACGACGAGCTGATGGCGATCATGCACAAGCTCGAACTGCACTACCGCGACCTGTGCGACATCGAGTTCACCATCGAGCGCGGCAAGCTGTGGATGCTGCAGACCCGGATCGGCAAGCGCACCGCCGCCGCCGCCTTCCGGATCGCCGTCCAGCTCGTCGACCAGGGCCTGATCGACCTGGACGAGGCGCTGCACCGGGTGACCGGCGGCCAGCTGGCCCAGCTGATGTTCCCGCGCTTCGCCCCGGAGGCCACCTCCAAGCAGATCGCCCGGGGCCTGGCCGCCTCGCCCGGCGCCGCGATCGGCAAGGTCGTCTTCGACTCCTACACCGCGGTCAAGTGGTCGCGGTCCGGCGAGAAGGTCATCCTGGTCCGCCGCGAGACCAACCCGGACGACCTGGACGGCATGATCGCCGCCGAGGGCATCCTCACCTCGCGCGGCGGCAAGACCTCGCACGCCGCCGTGGTGGCCCGCGGCATGGGCAAGACCTGTGTCTGCGGTGCCGAGGAGCTGGAGGTCGACACCAAGCGCCGCAAGATGACCACCGCCGACGGCCTGGTCATCGAGGAGGGCGACGTCGTCTCGGTCGACGGCGGCACCGGCAAGGTCTACCTGGGCGAGGTACCCGTCCTGC from Kitasatospora sp. NBC_01250 includes these protein-coding regions:
- the dusB gene encoding tRNA dihydrouridine synthase DusB, which produces MAGITNAPFRTLCREQSGGKGLFVSEMITTRALVERNAKTMQLIHFDPSEKPRSIQLYGVDPATVGKAVRMIAEEDLADHIDLNFGCPVPKVTRKGGGSALPYKRNLLRELLREAVAGAGGLPVTMKMRKGIDDDHLTYLDAGRIGAEEGVSAIALHGRTASQHYGGTADWSAIARLREAVPAHIPVLGNGDIWSAPDALRMMRETGCDGVVVGRGCLGRPWLFKDLVAVFEGVTDPVRPSFAEVGAAMLRHAELLGRWMGDEQRGVVDFRKHVAWYTKGFSVGSQLRVGLATASSLDELAGLLAEVDQEQRWPAGADGPRGRTSGNGRVVLPDGWLDDPYDCAIPSVEAELDTSGG
- the ppdK gene encoding pyruvate, phosphate dikinase, whose product is MGRAWPSGSDGLSTARNRLRNGYVLRRQGNPVRGDRPVAATQKFVYSFTEGNKDLKDLLGGKGANLAEMTNLGLPVPPGFTLTTEACKVFLETGAEPASLNREVSDHLAALEQQMGKKLGQADNPLLVSVRSGAKFSMPGMMDTVLNIGLSDVSVAGLAAQSGNERFAWDSYRRLVQMFGKTVLGVDGELFEDALEEAKHAKGTGSDLDLDAEDLKALVETFKAIVLRETGREFPQEPREQMDLAIHAVFHSWNGDRARLYRRQERIPNDLGTAVNICSMVFGNLGEDSGTGVAFTRDPSTGAVGVYGDYLSNAQGEDVVAGIRNTLALSELEQLDKKSYDELMAIMHKLELHYRDLCDIEFTIERGKLWMLQTRIGKRTAAAAFRIAVQLVDQGLIDLDEALHRVTGGQLAQLMFPRFAPEATSKQIARGLAASPGAAIGKVVFDSYTAVKWSRSGEKVILVRRETNPDDLDGMIAAEGILTSRGGKTSHAAVVARGMGKTCVCGAEELEVDTKRRKMTTADGLVIEEGDVVSVDGGTGKVYLGEVPVLPSPVVEYFEGTLHAGADVQGGLVQAVHRLMSHADVRRRLAVRANADNAEDANRARRYGAQGIGLCRTEHMFLGEERRKEVEHLILADNDKDREQALSTLLPLQKSDFVELFQSMDGLPVTVRLLDPPLHEFLPDITELSVRVALAEARKDPNENDLRLLQAVHKLHEQNPMLGLRGVRLGLVIPGLFGMQVRAIAEAAAERRLAGGDPRPEVMIPLVGTVQELELVRDECERVLAEVALSTGVSLDIKLGTMIELPRAAVTAGQIAEAAEFFSFGTNDLTQTVWGFSRDDVEASFFTAYLEKGIFGVSPFETIDRDGVGSLVKHAVKEGRATRPDLKLGVCGEHGGDPDSVHFFHEAGLDYVSCSPFRIPVARLEAGRAALETAGSDSR